The following DNA comes from Cellulophaga sp. HaHa_2_95.
AACGCTTATTTTGTCTGCAGAGAAAGACAAGGTGGTATTTAATAAGGATCAAAAAATATTTTTCGATAAGTTAGACACTAATTTAAAGCAACTTGAAGTATTGCCAGACTTTTTTCATGGTATTTTGTTTGAAACCGAAAAAGAACTGGTCTATGACAAGATGAAAGCTTTCGCAGTGCAGAGTTATAATCATCCCCAGAAAAAGCTTAACCTTGAGGCGGATCAATTTTCAATGGTAGAACATAAGAGTCTACAAAATAAAGAAGGAAATAACTTAAATTTCAAGTTTCAAAAATGGTCCTTGAGTAAAATAGGAAAAATTAGTGATGGGATGGCTATTGGCTTAGAACATGGTTTTGATTCTGGGGCATCTCTAGATTATGTCTATCATAATAGACCTAAAGGAAAATTAGGTTTTGGTACCATGATGGATAAAAATTACCTTGAAGCAATAGGTTGGCGAGGTATTAGAATACGAAAGCAGCATTTGCTGCAACTTTTAGAAAAGAATATAGAGCACTTAATAAAAGCAGGCCGCAGCATTAAAATTTTAGACGTTGCTGGGGGTACCGGAAATTACCTGTTTGATATTAAAGATAGATACCCTGAAGCAGAAATTGTAATCAATGAATTTGTAAAAGAGAATATTGAAATAGGACAGAAAGTTATTGATGCCAAAGGCTATAAGAACGTACGATTTACAGATTTTGATTGTTTTGACCCAGAAACGTATACGAAAATCAATTTTGAGCCAACTATTATTATTGTGTCCGGGATATTAGAACTCTTTGGTGATAATGAAATGGCGAGTAAAGCGCTTGCAGGAATACAGTCTGTAGCAGAAAAGAATGCAAAGGTGGTCTACACGGGTCAACCTTGGCATCCACAATTGAAAATGATTGCCTATGTGTTAAATAGTCATCAAAAGAAAAATTGGGTGATGAGAAGAAGATCTCAGAAAGAATTAGATCGATTGATGGCGTATAATGGAATCTATAAAGAAACCATGCTCATTGATGATTTTGGAATTTTTACCGTTTCGTCAGCTAAAGTGAATTTTTGAGTAGTAATAGTTAATTTGTTGTAAATCAAATGATAGTGTATAGCTTTTTTTAGATAAATTTTACTTGTAAACATAAAAAAAAAGTCCAAATAGGACTCTTTTTTTATATGAATAATTAATATCTAAGCTTTATAATTATCATCCCATTTTCTTTCTTTGGGATCATGTAGTTTGTCTACAGATTTAGCGACCATCATAGATACCGCAGCGTCACCTGTAACATTAACCACTGTTCTACACATGTCTAACGGCCTGTCTACGGCAAAAATTAAGGCTAAGCCCGCTTCTGGTATTCCTGCTTGTGAAAGAACAATAACTAGCATTACCATACCGGCTCCGGGAACCGCAGCGCTACCAATAGAAGCCAAAGTTGCTGTAACAATTATTCCTAATTGCGCCCATAAATCTAGATCCATACCAAAGGCTTGTGCTATAAAAATAGCAGCTACAGCTTGATATAAACTGGTACCATCCATATTAATAGTGGCACCTATAGGTAATACAAAACTGGTAACTTCTTCATCTACACCTAAATGCTCTTCTACTCGTTCCATTGTAACAGGTAAGGTAGCGGCACTAGAACTTGTAGAGAAAGCTAAAAGTTGTGCAGGAGACATCCCTTTTAAGAAAAATGAAGGTGATTTTTTAGTGAATATCCACACAAAACCAAGGTATACACATATCATTAAAAATAATCCAACAATAACACATAAGGCATACCAAGCTAAGGCCTTAAACAAGTCCAGGCTAGGAGATTCTACTACCAGCGCTGCTAATAATGCAAATACACCAAACGGGGCAGCAAGCATTATTAAATCAATTAATTTTAGAATTACTTCATTGAAGCCGTCAAAGAATTTTTTTACTGGTGTGGACTGTTCTTCTGGGATAAGGATTAATCCAATACCGAAGAAAATAGCGAAGAATATAACTTGTAGCATATTACCATTATCACTTGCGGCTTTAAAAATATTGCTAGGGACAATATCTTCAAGAGCTTGTAATGGGCCCGATTCTTCCTGCTTATGTGCTTGTTCTATTCTAGAATCAGCATCACCTTTATAGTTTTCAACAAGCTGAGTTCTTGTTTCCTCCGATATAGATTTTCCAGGTTGTATAATGTTTACAACAGCTAAACCTATAGAAACGGCTATGATAGTGGTAACAATATAAATTCCTATAGTTCTACCTCCCATTTGTGAGAGTTTAGAAATATCTTTTAAGTCTGATACTCCTTTTATTAGGGAAGCGAGTATTAAAGGAACTGCAATAAGTTTAAGTGAGTTGATGAAAATATTACCGAAAGGTTTTATCCAATCTGAAACAAATTTTGCTCCCCAATTAAATTGAACCATTATGAATGCAAATAATACTCCGGCTAACATGCCTATTAAAATTTGCCAATGCAATTCCAATTTCTTCATAAAATAATTAGTTTTAGGACAGAAAGATACAGTTTTGAACCTTAATCTACCAAATCCCTAACTATAATTTTATGGTTCTGTTCAGTAAAGTGAAGTCTGCCAAGACTATAGCGGCCATTGCTTCTACGATAGGCACCGCTCTAGGCACTACACAAGGGTCATGACGCCCTTTTCCTTGCGTCTTGATCATATTACCTTCTTTGTCGATGGTCTCGTAGGGTTGTATTACGGTAGCTACGGGTTTAAAGGCTACATTGAAGTAGATGTCCATTCCATTAGAGATGCCTCCTTGAATACCTCCGCTATAGTTTGTTTTTGTCGTACCATCCGGATTGTATTGATCATTGTGATCGCTACCTTTTTTAGTAACGCCATCAAAACCACTTCCGTATTCAAAACCTTTCACCGCATTAATAGAAAGCATCGCTTTACCCAACTCCGCATGTAATTTATCAAAAACAGGTTCTCCTAAGCCGATAGGGACATTCTGAATAACACAAGTCACAATCCCGCCAATAGTATCACCTTCTTTTCTTATTTCTTTGATGTAATCTTCCATTTTTGCCGCAGTTACAGGATCTGGACAACGTACTGGGTTGCTTTCTATTAGGGAGAAATCTAAATCTTGGTAATTTTTATCCAATCGCAGTGTACCTACTTGCGATACAAATGCATTTATTTTAATAGCACTTATAAATTGCTTAGCAATAGCACCGGCTACTACTCTACTTGCGGTTTCTCGAGCAGAACTTCGTCCACCACCACGGTAGTCACGAAAACCATATTTTTGGTCATACACATAATCGGCATGTGAGGGCCTGTAAGAATCTTTTATATGTGTATAGTCATGGGACTTCTGATTGGTATTATGGATAGCAAAACCTATTGGTGTTCCTGTGGTAACGCCTTCAAAGATTCCTGAATAAAATTCGACAGTATCTGGCTCCTTTCGCTGGGTAACAATAGCAGATTGTCCTGGTTTACGTCGGTTTAATTCATTCTGAATTGCATCTAAGTTTATGGCAATACCTGCTGGGCAACCATCTATAACTCCACCAATTGCAACACCATGAGATTCTCCAAAAGTGGAAAGTTTAAAAATAGTTCCGTATGTATTTCCTGCCATTTCTTCTTAAAATTTAACAGTTTCAAAGGTAATTCTAAAATCATATAAACCCAAACTTACAGTGGTCTTAATCTAAAATTTACCTTGTAGGAAATTACATAATAAATATTTAACATTTATCTGATATAATGTTGATTTTCAATTGATGATAACTTTATAGTCTCTGCTTTAATTTTGTAAAAACGAGAAAATTTGAAAAAGAGAAAAATAGATGTAGTTGTAATATCAGATGTGCATTTGGGCACCTATGGTTGTCATGCCGATGAATTAATTTCATATCTGAGCAGTATTCAGCCCAAGAAGCTCATACTTAATGGAGATATCATTGACATCTGGCAGTTTAGTAAGCGATATTTTCCACCTTCTCATTTAAAGGTGCTAAAGAAAATTATAGGCATGGCTTCTAACGGTGTTGAAGTTACGTATATTACTGGAAATCACGACGAAATGCTTCGTAAGTTTAGCGATACTTCAATAGGGTACGTGAGTATTGTAGATAAGCTAGTATTAGATTTGAATGGAAAAAAAACTTGGTTTTTTCACGGAGATGTTTTTGACGCTTCGATACAAAATGCAAAATGGTTAGCGAAGCTTGGAGGTTACGGTTATGATTTTCTAATATTGATTAACCGGTTCATGAATTGGTGTTTAACACGTATGGGTAGAGAAAAATATTCGCTATCTAAACGAATTAAGAATAGCGTAAAAGGCGCTATCAAGTATGTCAACGATTTTGAGAAAACAGCGGCAGATTTAGCTATAGAGAATGGGTATGATTATGTAGTATGCGGACATATTCACCAGCCTAAAAAAGAGCAGTATGAGAATAAAAATGGAGTATGTACATACTTAAACTCTGGAGATTGGGTAGAAAACTTAACAGCACTAGAGTATTCTTTTAAAAGATGGAAAGTCTACCACTATAACAATGATAAACTTTCTCCTTTTTATGCTGATGAAGAATTGAAAGAATTAGACATCAATGAATTAATTGCTTCTATTACTTTTAATCAAAACAAGAAAAAAGATTCTTCTTCGTCTTTAGAAGAAAGCTCCTTAGAGTAGTGCTTCCTTTAAAATTGTAATAGGATGCTTGGCTTGCCTTTTGGTGCCATCATAGATCTGATGACGACAACTTGTCCCATTGGCAGAAATAATGGTGTCTTCTGGAGACTTACGCACTGCGGGAAATAGTTTTAACTCCCCTATCTGCATGCTTACTTCATAATGTTCTTTTTCGTAGCCAAAAGATCCTGCCATTCCGCAACACCCTGACGTTATAATAGATACTTCGTAATTCTTTGGAAGGTTTAGAATGTCAAACGTAACTTTTTGGTTTGATAAAGCCTTTTGGTGGCAATGTCCGTGAATCTTAACCTTTTTAGTTTCAGCAGTAAATACCTCAGAATTTAAAACTCCAGCTGTAATCTCATTCGCTAGAAACTCTTCAATTAGATAACAGTTCGTTGCTATTTTTGCAATGGTTTCTTTATCTGTTGTAAAACGTCTATACTCATCTCTAAAGGTTAGAATAGCAGAAGGCTCCAATCCAATTACCGGGATATTCTTATCTGCAAATACCTTTAATTTCTCAATGTTGTCTAGCGCTAGTTTTTTAGCCTGCTTTAAAAAGCCTTTGGAGATATAGGTTCTGCCACTTTCTGCATAAAATAATTCTACATCATAGCCTAACTTTGTTAATACCTCTATAGCGTCTTTTCCTAGTTCTACATCTAAGTAATTGGTGAATTCATCAATGTATAAGGCAATACTTTTATTGTTTTTAGTATTCTTATTATCAAATATTTGAAGGTGCTTATCGAAATTAAAACTATAAACCTTAGGCATAGTTCGTTCTTTAGCAACCCCAGCACTGCTTTTTAAAAGTCCGCCAAAGAAACTAGAATCATATATCGCATTAGTTAAGCCAGAAACTTTACTTCCTAATTTATTTAATTTCGTATTGTAAGCAAATAATTTACCTCGTAGAGGGTATCCGTTTGCTTCTTGATATTGGTATAAAAATTCGGTTTTTAGGGTAGCTACATCTACGTTACTTGGACATTCACTTGCACAAGCTTTACAGCTTAAGCATAGATCAAATACTTCTTTTAATTCTTTCTGATTAAACTTGTTTGGTGCCTCAGAAGTAGTTAGAAACTCTCTTAAGGCATTTGCTCTACCTCGTGTGGTATCTTTTTCATTTTTTGTGGCGTGATAACTTGGGCACATACCACCTGCACTTTGGTGAGTTTTTCTGCAATCTCCACTTCCATTACACTTTTCTGCCGCTTTTAAGATTCCTTCACTATCAGAAAAATCTAAGAGTGTCTTTATCTCTGGCTCTTTTCTATCGATCGTATAGCGTAACGATTCATCCATAGCAAATGCATCTACAATTTTACCAGGATTAAAAATATTTGTAGGGTCAAAGTATGATTTTACGCGCTTTAATAGTTGGTAGTTTTTATCTCCGATCATTAAAGGGATAAATTCTGCTCTTACAATTCCATCTCCATGTTCTCCACTAAAAGAGCCTTTATATTTTTTAGTCAGTTTAGCTACATCTGTCGTGATGGCTCTAAAAAGGTGAACATCATCAGATTTTTTTAGATTAAGCATAGGTCTTAAGTGCAATTCTCCTGCACCAGCGTGTGCA
Coding sequences within:
- a CDS encoding bifunctional alpha/beta hydrolase/class I SAM-dependent methyltransferase: MSNGHFNSFDGSEIFYRKWNFKPSQKSVIIIHRGHEHSERLNDIATSSQFSEYNIFAFDLRGHGHTKTETSSVFMDYVRDLDAFAHYLKSAYTIASRDIFVIANSIGGVIASAWVHDYAPNIAGMALLAPAFRINLIVPLANEMITLGTKLKKDLIIKSYVKSTMLTHDVAQQKAYDTDSLITRSIDAKLLIDLADAGKRLVEDAAAIDTPTLILSAEKDKVVFNKDQKIFFDKLDTNLKQLEVLPDFFHGILFETEKELVYDKMKAFAVQSYNHPQKKLNLEADQFSMVEHKSLQNKEGNNLNFKFQKWSLSKIGKISDGMAIGLEHGFDSGASLDYVYHNRPKGKLGFGTMMDKNYLEAIGWRGIRIRKQHLLQLLEKNIEHLIKAGRSIKILDVAGGTGNYLFDIKDRYPEAEIVINEFVKENIEIGQKVIDAKGYKNVRFTDFDCFDPETYTKINFEPTIIIVSGILELFGDNEMASKALAGIQSVAEKNAKVVYTGQPWHPQLKMIAYVLNSHQKKNWVMRRRSQKELDRLMAYNGIYKETMLIDDFGIFTVSSAKVNF
- a CDS encoding dicarboxylate/amino acid:cation symporter, which codes for MKKLELHWQILIGMLAGVLFAFIMVQFNWGAKFVSDWIKPFGNIFINSLKLIAVPLILASLIKGVSDLKDISKLSQMGGRTIGIYIVTTIIAVSIGLAVVNIIQPGKSISEETRTQLVENYKGDADSRIEQAHKQEESGPLQALEDIVPSNIFKAASDNGNMLQVIFFAIFFGIGLILIPEEQSTPVKKFFDGFNEVILKLIDLIMLAAPFGVFALLAALVVESPSLDLFKALAWYALCVIVGLFLMICVYLGFVWIFTKKSPSFFLKGMSPAQLLAFSTSSSAATLPVTMERVEEHLGVDEEVTSFVLPIGATINMDGTSLYQAVAAIFIAQAFGMDLDLWAQLGIIVTATLASIGSAAVPGAGMVMLVIVLSQAGIPEAGLALIFAVDRPLDMCRTVVNVTGDAAVSMMVAKSVDKLHDPKERKWDDNYKA
- the aroC gene encoding chorismate synthase; the encoded protein is MAGNTYGTIFKLSTFGESHGVAIGGVIDGCPAGIAINLDAIQNELNRRKPGQSAIVTQRKEPDTVEFYSGIFEGVTTGTPIGFAIHNTNQKSHDYTHIKDSYRPSHADYVYDQKYGFRDYRGGGRSSARETASRVVAGAIAKQFISAIKINAFVSQVGTLRLDKNYQDLDFSLIESNPVRCPDPVTAAKMEDYIKEIRKEGDTIGGIVTCVIQNVPIGLGEPVFDKLHAELGKAMLSINAVKGFEYGSGFDGVTKKGSDHNDQYNPDGTTKTNYSGGIQGGISNGMDIYFNVAFKPVATVIQPYETIDKEGNMIKTQGKGRHDPCVVPRAVPIVEAMAAIVLADFTLLNRTIKL
- a CDS encoding UDP-2,3-diacylglucosamine diphosphatase, with amino-acid sequence MKKRKIDVVVISDVHLGTYGCHADELISYLSSIQPKKLILNGDIIDIWQFSKRYFPPSHLKVLKKIIGMASNGVEVTYITGNHDEMLRKFSDTSIGYVSIVDKLVLDLNGKKTWFFHGDVFDASIQNAKWLAKLGGYGYDFLILINRFMNWCLTRMGREKYSLSKRIKNSVKGAIKYVNDFEKTAADLAIENGYDYVVCGHIHQPKKEQYENKNGVCTYLNSGDWVENLTALEYSFKRWKVYHYNNDKLSPFYADEELKELDINELIASITFNQNKKKDSSSSLEESSLE
- a CDS encoding FAD-binding and (Fe-S)-binding domain-containing protein → METASLHDLKERLEGELRIDKLSKALYATDASVYRKTPLAVAFPKSTSDLQKLILFAKEHNIGLIPRTAGTSLAGQCVGDGIVVDVSVHFTKIISVDKEKMQVTVQPGVIRDELNTYLEPYGLFFGPNTSTANRCMIGGMVGNNSSGTTSIRYGITREYTSSLKTILSNGEEAEFKALTTDEFLAKTKLDSFEGSIYRSLHKELSNKEIQEEIIREFPKPQIHRRNTGYAIDELLKSEVFGGKKDLINVCELLSGSEGTLAFTTEITLQLMPIPPKLSAMVVPHYRTLEDCLTDVAPTMKHNLHTCEMMDKVILDCTKNNRDQLKNRFFVAGDPAALLMLEVKSDTEEDLQKQIEALLATIEASGLSYSNSILNAQEGKMAAELRKAGLGLLGNIVGDKKAVACIEDTAVAVEDLKDFIGEFTQIMAGYKQSAVYYAHAGAGELHLRPMLNLKKSDDVHLFRAITTDVAKLTKKYKGSFSGEHGDGIVRAEFIPLMIGDKNYQLLKRVKSYFDPTNIFNPGKIVDAFAMDESLRYTIDRKEPEIKTLLDFSDSEGILKAAEKCNGSGDCRKTHQSAGGMCPSYHATKNEKDTTRGRANALREFLTTSEAPNKFNQKELKEVFDLCLSCKACASECPSNVDVATLKTEFLYQYQEANGYPLRGKLFAYNTKLNKLGSKVSGLTNAIYDSSFFGGLLKSSAGVAKERTMPKVYSFNFDKHLQIFDNKNTKNNKSIALYIDEFTNYLDVELGKDAIEVLTKLGYDVELFYAESGRTYISKGFLKQAKKLALDNIEKLKVFADKNIPVIGLEPSAILTFRDEYRRFTTDKETIAKIATNCYLIEEFLANEITAGVLNSEVFTAETKKVKIHGHCHQKALSNQKVTFDILNLPKNYEVSIITSGCCGMAGSFGYEKEHYEVSMQIGELKLFPAVRKSPEDTIISANGTSCRHQIYDGTKRQAKHPITILKEALL